One stretch of Chitinophagales bacterium DNA includes these proteins:
- the floA gene encoding flotillin-like protein FloA (flotillin-like protein involved in membrane lipid rafts): protein MDQTIFLAVVAAVVIIAIFLFLYIVPLNLWITAWVAGAPIGIGQLVAMRIRKVPPSLVVNALINSTKAGLKVSSNEIETHYLAGGNVNQVIRAMISADKANIPLNWKMATAINLAGREVFEAVQMSVNPKVIDTPPVTAVAKNGIQLITKARVTVRTNINKLVGGAGEETVLARVGEGIVSCIGSSASHKDVLENPDLISKVVLAKGLDAGTAFEILSIDIADIDVGKNIGAQLQMDQANADKNIAQAKAEERRAMAVAQEQEMKARAQEMRAKVIEAEAMIPQAMAESFRSGHLGIMDYYKMQNIQADTKMRESIGGPQDKRE, encoded by the coding sequence ATGGATCAAACTATTTTCCTGGCTGTAGTGGCAGCAGTTGTTATCATCGCTATTTTCCTGTTCTTATATATTGTACCGCTGAACCTATGGATAACTGCATGGGTTGCAGGTGCACCTATAGGAATCGGACAGCTGGTTGCTATGCGCATTCGTAAAGTGCCGCCTTCACTGGTAGTAAATGCGCTTATCAACTCAACCAAAGCTGGCCTTAAGGTTTCATCTAATGAAATTGAAACGCATTATCTCGCTGGCGGAAATGTGAACCAGGTTATACGTGCAATGATCTCTGCTGATAAAGCAAATATTCCGCTTAACTGGAAAATGGCTACTGCCATTAACCTGGCCGGCAGAGAGGTTTTTGAAGCCGTACAAATGTCCGTTAATCCTAAAGTTATCGACACTCCCCCTGTAACCGCAGTAGCAAAAAATGGCATCCAGCTTATTACTAAAGCCAGAGTTACGGTGAGGACTAACATTAATAAATTGGTAGGTGGTGCTGGTGAAGAAACAGTGCTTGCCCGGGTAGGAGAGGGCATTGTAAGTTGTATTGGCTCTTCGGCCTCACATAAAGATGTTTTGGAAAATCCTGATTTAATTTCCAAAGTAGTTTTGGCGAAAGGATTAGACGCCGGAACAGCTTTTGAAATATTGTCAATTGACATTGCAGATATTGATGTGGGCAAAAATATTGGCGCTCAGCTGCAAATGGATCAGGCAAATGCCGATAAGAATATTGCACAGGCAAAAGCCGAGGAGCGTAGAGCAATGGCCGTTGCTCAAGAGCAGGAAATGAAGGCACGGGCACAGGAAATGCGTGCCAAAGTAATTGAAGCAGAAGCAATGATACCACAGGCAATGGCTGAATCATTCAGAAGCGGCCATCTTGGAATTATGGATTACTATAAAATGCAAAATATACAAGCGGATACAAAAATGAGGGAATCAATCGGGGGGCCTCAGGACAAAAGAGAATGA